The following are encoded in a window of Corynebacterium marinum DSM 44953 genomic DNA:
- the lnt gene encoding apolipoprotein N-acyltransferase, whose amino-acid sequence MILLLRLLLAAASGFLAFTSNEPLGWWIAGVLGMAGLYVSVMPWKGRPGPSLRAGALIGFVHALVVYLFMLPWIGEFVGNLPYVALSVFCALYALAAGLGGVAVARWRYGFLAFPFVYVLVEWARSSFPFGGFAWVRLTWGQVNGPLADLAVWGGPALVTLAAVVVGAGLAGLLTRDRRVRVTAVAAVILPSAAGLLTGLTVVDREEATVGQVTVAAVQGNVPRMGLDFNAQRRAVLTNHVNVTEQLAAQVGESGEELDLVIWPENSSDVNPFADERAGQLVAQAVAAVDTPVLVGTITRDEVGDRNTMVVMDPETGRGDHHHKHFLQPFGEYMPMRDFFRMFSPYVDQAGDFKPGPPEFTVRMDDIVLGVATCYEVAFDPAYRQAVLDGAQLLSTPTNNATFGFTDMTYQQLAMSRMRAIEVDRALVVAATSGVSAIVHPDGSVSQETGIFEPGTLVETLPLRDSLTFAARYGHIVQLGLIILGGMLLAAALVTARRKPLRATGKPRPSTPHRRPS is encoded by the coding sequence GTGATTCTCCTGCTGCGTCTCCTCCTCGCCGCAGCCTCCGGTTTCCTCGCCTTCACCTCCAACGAACCGTTGGGCTGGTGGATCGCGGGGGTCCTGGGCATGGCGGGGCTCTACGTCTCGGTCATGCCCTGGAAGGGCCGGCCGGGCCCCTCTCTGCGCGCGGGCGCCCTCATCGGCTTCGTCCACGCCCTGGTGGTGTACCTGTTCATGCTGCCGTGGATCGGCGAGTTCGTGGGCAACCTGCCCTACGTCGCGCTCTCCGTCTTCTGCGCCCTCTACGCGCTGGCCGCCGGCCTCGGCGGGGTGGCTGTCGCCCGGTGGCGCTACGGATTCCTCGCTTTCCCCTTCGTCTACGTGCTCGTCGAATGGGCCCGCAGTTCCTTCCCCTTCGGCGGCTTCGCCTGGGTCCGGCTGACCTGGGGCCAGGTCAACGGACCCCTGGCCGACCTCGCCGTCTGGGGCGGCCCCGCCCTCGTGACCCTGGCCGCCGTGGTGGTCGGCGCCGGGCTGGCGGGCCTGCTCACGCGCGACCGCCGGGTACGGGTGACGGCGGTGGCGGCGGTGATCCTTCCGTCGGCGGCCGGCCTGCTCACCGGCCTGACCGTGGTCGACCGCGAGGAAGCCACCGTCGGCCAGGTCACCGTCGCCGCAGTGCAGGGCAACGTGCCCCGCATGGGGCTGGACTTCAACGCCCAACGCCGGGCGGTGCTGACCAACCACGTCAACGTCACCGAGCAACTGGCCGCCCAGGTGGGGGAGAGCGGGGAGGAACTCGACCTGGTCATCTGGCCCGAGAACTCCTCCGACGTCAATCCCTTCGCCGACGAACGGGCCGGGCAGCTGGTCGCTCAGGCGGTCGCGGCCGTCGATACGCCGGTGCTCGTGGGCACCATCACCCGCGACGAGGTCGGCGACCGCAACACCATGGTGGTGATGGACCCCGAGACCGGCAGGGGAGACCACCACCACAAGCATTTCCTCCAGCCCTTCGGCGAGTACATGCCCATGCGCGACTTCTTCCGCATGTTCTCCCCGTACGTCGACCAGGCCGGGGACTTCAAGCCCGGCCCGCCCGAGTTCACCGTGCGGATGGACGACATCGTCCTCGGCGTGGCCACCTGCTACGAGGTCGCCTTCGACCCGGCCTACCGCCAGGCGGTCCTCGACGGTGCCCAGCTGCTGAGCACGCCCACCAACAACGCCACCTTCGGTTTCACCGACATGACCTACCAGCAGCTGGCCATGAGCCGGATGCGCGCCATCGAGGTCGACCGGGCCCTGGTCGTGGCCGCCACCTCCGGTGTCTCCGCCATCGTCCACCCCGACGGCTCCGTCAGCCAGGAGACGGGGATCTTCGAGCCCGGGACCCTCGTGGAGACGCTGCCGCTGCGGGATTCGCTCACCTTCGCGGCCCGGTACGGCCATATCGTTCAGCTGGGACTTATAATCCTGGGAGGCATGCTCTTGGCCGCCGCCCTGGTGACCGCCCGCCGGAAGCCGCTTCGTGCCACAGGCAAGCCTCGACCGTCAACACCCCATAGGAGACCTTCGTGA
- a CDS encoding S1 family peptidase has protein sequence MSSSTTLRLKSGRSYCSGVLISPDLEAAVHTRTDLVLSCSHFLRGRSGPIFVSGAWFPAKVLGAVRIPRTDIAVLRLDTPSPPKDLLRLSTSPAPFLAPTVTEGFGGGLRRPGQRVGRVIARSPIAVGRNVRTFVTSAAILHNNPKAIKGDSGGPVIVNGEIAAVQSMVTDPLGMNTGIATVAQVAPHRGAIAAAVAALQQAY, from the coding sequence GTGTCCTCCTCCACCACCCTGCGACTGAAGTCCGGCCGTTCCTACTGCTCCGGCGTGCTCATCAGCCCGGACCTGGAGGCCGCCGTCCACACCCGCACCGACCTGGTCCTCAGCTGCTCCCACTTCCTGCGCGGACGCAGCGGCCCGATCTTCGTCAGCGGCGCGTGGTTCCCCGCGAAGGTCCTCGGCGCGGTCCGCATCCCCCGCACGGACATCGCGGTCCTGCGTCTGGACACCCCGTCCCCGCCCAAGGACCTGCTCCGCTTGTCGACGTCCCCCGCCCCCTTCCTCGCCCCCACCGTCACCGAGGGCTTCGGCGGCGGTCTGCGCCGCCCCGGACAGCGGGTCGGCCGGGTCATCGCCCGCTCCCCCATCGCCGTCGGGCGCAATGTGCGCACCTTCGTCACCTCCGCGGCGATCCTCCACAACAATCCCAAGGCCATCAAGGGCGATTCCGGCGGACCCGTGATCGTCAACGGGGAGATCGCCGCAGTCCAGTCCATGGTCACCGACCCCCTGGGCATGAACACCGGCATCGCCACCGTCGCGCAGGTCGCCCCGCACCGGGGCGCCATCGCCGCGGCCGTGGCTGCCCTGCAGCAGGCGTACTGA
- a CDS encoding polyprenol monophosphomannose synthase translates to MTNPSDATLVIIPTYNELENLPLIVGRVRAATPEVDILVVDDNSPDGTGDKADELAAEDARINVLHRESKGGLCGAYVAGFQWGLEREYTVLCEMDADGSHAPEQLHLLLSEIDSGADLVIGSRYVPGGKVVNWPKKRWILSKGGNAYISFMLGGGLSDMTAGYRAYRREVLEAMDLDELSNAGYIFQVDLAWRAVVGGFDVREVPITFTEREIGESKLDGSFVKDSLVEVTRWGVRHRAGQAAEIAKVTKGMLGYEFKHWQRSRRR, encoded by the coding sequence GTGACCAACCCCAGTGACGCGACCCTGGTGATCATCCCCACCTACAACGAGCTGGAGAACCTCCCGCTCATCGTGGGACGTGTCCGCGCCGCGACCCCGGAGGTCGACATCCTCGTCGTCGACGACAACAGCCCTGACGGCACCGGGGACAAGGCCGACGAGCTGGCTGCGGAGGACGCGCGCATCAACGTCCTCCACCGCGAGAGCAAGGGCGGCCTGTGCGGCGCGTACGTGGCGGGTTTCCAGTGGGGCCTGGAGCGCGAATACACCGTCCTGTGCGAGATGGACGCCGACGGCTCCCACGCCCCGGAGCAGCTCCACCTCCTGCTGTCCGAGATCGACTCCGGCGCGGACCTGGTCATCGGTTCCCGCTACGTCCCGGGTGGCAAGGTCGTCAACTGGCCGAAGAAGCGCTGGATCCTGTCCAAGGGCGGCAACGCCTATATCTCGTTCATGCTGGGCGGTGGCCTGTCCGACATGACCGCCGGCTACCGCGCCTACCGCCGCGAGGTGCTCGAGGCGATGGACCTGGACGAGCTGTCGAACGCCGGTTACATCTTCCAGGTCGACCTCGCCTGGCGGGCAGTCGTCGGCGGTTTCGACGTCCGCGAGGTGCCCATCACCTTCACCGAGCGCGAGATCGGCGAATCGAAGCTCGACGGCAGCTTCGTCAAGGACTCCCTCGTCGAGGTCACCCGCTGGGGCGTCAGGCACCGGGCCGGCCAGGCCGCCGAGATCGCCAAGGTAACCAAGGGCATGCTCGGCTACGAATTCAAGCACTGGCAGCGCAGCCGCCGGCGCTGA
- a CDS encoding FxsA family protein, translating to MPLIFAIVPVLLIEALTFWAVASWLGVGWALLLLFVLMALGLVSAGVEMQRVGRLAAAQRISAGRLAGDYGLLTAGAILAGTPGIASSVVGLLLIFPPTRSLARRMLAAKLIGSIENFGVRSFEATNAGRSATSYGSFVDPEAPRSGEPAGEVIDESEIEEWTRDIRPEDFGGKPGDRE from the coding sequence GTGCCGTTGATCTTCGCAATCGTTCCCGTCCTCCTCATCGAGGCCCTCACCTTCTGGGCTGTGGCCTCCTGGCTCGGCGTCGGCTGGGCCCTGCTCCTGCTGTTCGTCCTCATGGCCCTCGGGCTGGTCAGCGCCGGAGTGGAGATGCAGCGCGTCGGCCGGCTCGCCGCCGCCCAGCGGATCAGCGCCGGGCGCCTGGCAGGCGACTACGGCCTGCTCACCGCCGGCGCCATCCTGGCCGGCACCCCCGGCATCGCCTCCTCCGTGGTGGGCCTGTTGCTCATCTTCCCGCCGACCCGTTCCCTCGCGCGCAGGATGCTCGCCGCGAAGCTGATCGGTTCCATCGAGAACTTCGGCGTCCGCAGCTTCGAGGCCACCAACGCCGGCCGCTCCGCCACCAGCTACGGCAGCTTCGTCGACCCGGAGGCCCCGCGTTCCGGCGAGCCCGCCGGCGAGGTCATCGACGAATCAGAGATCGAGGAATGGACCCGCGACATCCGCCCCGAGGACTTCGGCGGAAAGCCGGGGGACAGGGAGTGA
- a CDS encoding SDR family oxidoreductase has product MNALLLLGGHSDIGGELAARLCSGRPVVLAARRADSLADVAARLRAAGATAVHTLAFEAADLASHRELVERAQELAGGVSTAVLAFGILGDQARAEKDEAHAAEIATIDYTSQVSMLTVLADTMPHGEIVAFSSIAGWRARRANYVYGSTKAGLDAFCQGLADRLHGTPLRLITARPGFVIGSMTQGMKPAPMSVTPAQVADAVAAEIRTGKGSATLWIPRRLRLLAWVMKLVPRPVWRRMPR; this is encoded by the coding sequence ATGAACGCACTCCTGCTCCTCGGCGGACACTCGGACATCGGCGGAGAGCTCGCCGCACGGCTGTGTTCCGGGCGCCCCGTCGTGCTCGCCGCCCGCCGCGCGGACTCTCTTGCCGACGTCGCCGCCCGCCTCCGGGCCGCCGGCGCCACCGCCGTCCACACCCTCGCCTTCGAGGCGGCCGACCTTGCCTCGCACCGGGAGCTGGTCGAGCGGGCGCAGGAACTGGCCGGGGGAGTGTCCACCGCGGTCCTCGCCTTCGGCATCCTCGGCGACCAGGCCCGCGCCGAGAAGGACGAGGCCCACGCCGCCGAGATCGCCACCATCGACTACACCAGCCAGGTGAGCATGCTCACCGTCCTGGCCGACACCATGCCGCACGGGGAGATCGTCGCCTTCTCCTCCATCGCCGGCTGGCGGGCGCGCCGGGCCAACTACGTCTACGGCTCCACCAAGGCCGGGCTGGACGCTTTCTGCCAGGGACTGGCCGACCGCCTGCACGGCACACCGCTGCGCCTGATCACCGCCCGCCCCGGGTTCGTCATCGGCTCCATGACGCAGGGGATGAAGCCCGCCCCCATGTCCGTGACTCCGGCGCAGGTCGCGGATGCCGTCGCCGCGGAGATCCGCACCGGGAAGGGGAGCGCCACCCTGTGGATCCCCCGGCGGCTGCGCCTGCTGGCCTGGGTGATGAAGCTCGTCCCCCGCCCCGTCTGGCGCCGCATGCCCCGCTAG
- a CDS encoding M24 family metallopeptidase: MAELFDSTVYARRLEEAARLCRVRGLAGLIIGTGPELAYLTGSWLSSHERFTAVVVPADGRPVLLVPVTDVGDVAHSAVPELDVQVRGWTDGQDPHALAVAALGETGAVALGSSLTTLHVLDLQRKLVGRETVAAATTLKELFMRKDLAEVEQLHLAAAAIDRVHERVPGLLRAGRTEAQVAADLHALILKEHDQVDFVIVGSGPNGANPHHSHSGRVLGTGDIVVVDLGGTRGPGYHSDSTRTYVVGGLEHAAPDAVAAYGVLHRAHAAAVAQARPGVTAESVDRAARDVITQAGYGEYFIHRTGHGIGLSTHEEPYIMAGNGLVLEPGMCFSIEPGIYLPGHWGMRLEDIAVVTDNGVELLTRHQRDLR, encoded by the coding sequence ATGGCTGAACTCTTCGACTCCACCGTCTACGCCCGCCGCCTCGAGGAAGCCGCCCGCCTGTGCCGGGTCCGGGGGCTGGCGGGGCTGATCATCGGGACGGGCCCCGAACTGGCGTACCTGACCGGTTCCTGGCTGAGTTCACACGAACGATTCACCGCGGTCGTGGTCCCCGCGGACGGCAGGCCGGTGCTCCTCGTGCCGGTGACTGATGTCGGCGATGTCGCGCACTCCGCCGTCCCCGAGCTCGACGTTCAGGTCCGCGGGTGGACCGACGGGCAGGACCCGCACGCGCTGGCCGTGGCCGCACTGGGGGAGACCGGCGCGGTGGCCTTGGGCTCCTCTCTGACCACCCTGCACGTGCTCGACCTGCAGCGGAAGCTGGTAGGGCGGGAGACGGTGGCGGCGGCGACCACGCTCAAGGAGTTGTTCATGCGCAAGGACCTCGCGGAAGTGGAGCAGCTCCACCTGGCGGCCGCCGCGATCGACCGGGTGCATGAGCGGGTGCCCGGGCTGTTGCGCGCCGGGCGCACGGAGGCGCAGGTGGCCGCGGACCTGCACGCGCTGATCCTCAAGGAGCACGACCAGGTGGACTTCGTCATAGTCGGCTCCGGCCCCAACGGGGCGAACCCGCACCACAGCCACTCCGGCCGGGTGCTGGGGACCGGGGACATCGTGGTGGTGGACCTCGGCGGCACCCGGGGTCCCGGCTACCACTCGGACTCGACCCGCACCTATGTCGTCGGTGGTCTGGAACATGCGGCCCCGGACGCGGTGGCCGCCTACGGGGTTCTCCACCGGGCGCATGCGGCCGCTGTGGCGCAGGCCCGCCCGGGTGTGACAGCTGAATCGGTGGACCGCGCCGCCCGTGACGTGATCACGCAGGCCGGGTACGGGGAGTACTTCATCCACCGCACCGGCCACGGCATCGGGCTGTCCACGCACGAGGAGCCCTACATCATGGCCGGCAACGGCCTGGTCCTGGAACCGGGGATGTGCTTCTCCATCGAACCGGGGATCTATCTGCCCGGCCACTGGGGAATGAGGCTGGAGGATATTGCCGTGGTGACGGACAACGGTGTAGAATTGCTGACACGTCACCAACGAGATCTGAGGTAA
- the ygiD gene encoding 4,5-DOPA dioxygenase extradiol, which produces MSGTTRALFVGHGTPMNAIEDNDYTRTWSKLGQEVSQAAPRAILAVSAHWYTKGTGVTAMTNPRTIHDFWGFPPELNAVQYNAPGDPEVAELVRDIAKPTLVQNDHDWGLDHGTWSVLKHMFPEAKIPVVQLSIDASKPLHEHVALGSRLAKLATDHNVLIVGSGNVVHNLSLVQWHAGDTGFGWADSFDEAARDIMLGDPDRLEALRDHEGYTRSVPTPDHFLPLAYIAGVTTAIGGSQVDVFNEQRTMGSLSMTGYRVAS; this is translated from the coding sequence ATGAGCGGCACCACCCGCGCCCTGTTCGTCGGACACGGCACCCCCATGAACGCCATCGAGGACAACGACTACACGCGCACCTGGTCGAAGTTAGGCCAGGAGGTCAGTCAGGCCGCCCCCCGGGCGATCCTCGCCGTCTCCGCCCACTGGTACACCAAGGGCACCGGAGTCACCGCGATGACCAACCCGCGCACCATCCACGACTTCTGGGGCTTCCCCCCGGAGCTCAACGCCGTCCAGTACAACGCCCCGGGCGACCCCGAGGTCGCCGAGCTGGTGCGAGACATCGCCAAGCCCACGCTCGTGCAGAACGACCATGACTGGGGCCTCGACCACGGCACCTGGTCCGTGCTCAAGCACATGTTCCCGGAAGCCAAGATCCCCGTCGTGCAGCTGTCCATCGACGCCTCCAAGCCCCTGCACGAGCACGTCGCCCTCGGTTCCCGGCTGGCGAAGCTCGCCACCGATCACAACGTCCTCATCGTCGGCTCCGGCAACGTCGTCCACAACCTCTCCCTGGTGCAGTGGCACGCCGGCGACACCGGCTTCGGCTGGGCCGACTCCTTCGACGAGGCCGCCCGCGACATCATGCTCGGCGACCCGGACCGCCTCGAGGCACTGCGCGACCACGAGGGCTACACCCGCTCGGTCCCCACACCGGACCACTTCCTGCCCCTGGCCTACATCGCCGGCGTCACCACCGCAATCGGCGGTAGCCAGGTCGACGTGTTCAACGAGCAGCGCACCATGGGCTCGCTCTCCATGACGGGATACCGGGTGGCATCCTAG
- a CDS encoding lipase family protein, with amino-acid sequence MFTNRADDPRIHRSGVGEAAARAWLPLAHEVGRGAVRRLTGRDGSPRRPSFTEWDTEPSFDHATWVIGEKPGTLLASAPMRLLGTSGSANPATAWRIEYVTTDARGRTITATGAFLRSRRPWRGGPRPVVAFAPSTQGVAKHCDPSYSCSVGMSVSLDGPLDIVASYELPALTMLLAAGAHVVLTDYPRDPDFGWQLYCDHPSGGRALLDAVRAARPLGLPEDTPVGMWGFSQGGAAVGMALERADYAPDVRTRAAVVGAPPSRLNEVLTHLDGSLVTGVLSYAVAGLLVISPEIRAEILASLSREGMDHVLADTTTCAVSSVFTSGWRGTSRWTRSGVPLGELLDDLPHVAAEFDRRELGTAAPSVPVLLWGSRHDDVVPARQVRELRDAWRGQGAELTWLEDRTPRLPGRTGANHFGPYYRRLPGNVGWLIDQLRR; translated from the coding sequence GTGTTCACCAACCGTGCCGACGACCCCCGGATCCACCGGTCCGGCGTGGGCGAGGCCGCAGCGCGCGCCTGGCTACCGCTGGCGCACGAGGTCGGCAGGGGAGCAGTCCGTCGGTTGACCGGCCGCGACGGCTCCCCGCGGCGGCCGTCGTTCACCGAATGGGACACGGAACCCAGCTTCGACCACGCCACCTGGGTGATCGGTGAGAAACCGGGGACTCTCCTGGCCTCCGCGCCCATGCGTCTGCTGGGGACCTCCGGTTCCGCCAACCCCGCGACGGCCTGGCGCATCGAGTACGTCACCACCGACGCCCGCGGCCGCACCATCACCGCCACCGGCGCCTTCCTCCGCTCGCGCCGGCCCTGGCGCGGCGGCCCGCGGCCGGTCGTCGCTTTCGCGCCCTCGACCCAGGGCGTGGCGAAGCACTGCGACCCCTCCTACAGCTGCTCGGTGGGGATGAGCGTCAGCCTCGACGGGCCCCTTGACATCGTCGCCTCCTACGAGTTGCCGGCCCTGACCATGCTGCTGGCCGCCGGCGCACACGTCGTCCTCACCGACTACCCGCGGGACCCCGACTTCGGTTGGCAGCTCTACTGCGACCACCCCTCCGGCGGCCGCGCGCTTCTCGACGCCGTCCGCGCCGCCCGCCCCCTCGGACTGCCGGAGGACACGCCGGTGGGGATGTGGGGCTTCTCGCAGGGCGGGGCGGCGGTGGGCATGGCACTGGAACGGGCCGACTACGCTCCCGACGTGCGGACCCGCGCCGCGGTGGTGGGAGCCCCGCCCTCCCGGCTCAACGAGGTGCTCACCCATCTCGACGGCTCCCTGGTCACGGGCGTGCTCTCCTACGCGGTCGCGGGCCTGCTGGTCATCTCCCCGGAGATCCGCGCGGAGATCCTCGCCAGCCTCTCCCGGGAGGGCATGGACCACGTCCTCGCCGATACCACCACCTGCGCGGTCAGCTCGGTCTTCACCTCCGGGTGGCGCGGCACATCCCGCTGGACCCGCTCCGGTGTGCCCCTCGGCGAGCTTCTCGACGACCTCCCGCACGTCGCCGCCGAATTCGACCGCCGCGAGCTCGGCACTGCGGCGCCGTCCGTGCCGGTGCTGCTGTGGGGCTCCCGGCACGATGACGTCGTCCCCGCCCGGCAGGTCCGCGAACTGCGGGACGCGTGGCGCGGGCAGGGCGCCGAACTCACGTGGCTCGAGGACCGCACGCCCCGGCTGCCGGGCCGGACCGGGGCGAATCATTTCGGCCCCTATTACCGGCGCCTGCCCGGCAACGTCGGGTGGTTGATCGATCAACTGCGCAGGTAG